A section of the Procambarus clarkii isolate CNS0578487 chromosome 38, FALCON_Pclarkii_2.0, whole genome shotgun sequence genome encodes:
- the LOC123771992 gene encoding uncharacterized protein — translation MNQLCRVCGEPAAGFHFGAFTCEGCKSFFGRTYNNVSSLGDCKNGGRCVINKKNRTSCKACRLRKCLVVGMSKSGSRYGRRSNWFKIHCLLDDSRSSPPGTPTDLGGEEGCWGRAASEDNDTIDVCSIDVPDHSPRRTSPALSSPDSHTSDNSVEAALRGPPALEYFSLYPKLLPSSGLYPGPHLNPLLLSRFPLSVSAYSSHSFDPYLQHAFESTRPKLSGYNLGYTTHSLDPRRSHTPAQYFPIPPKRPAEDSFVLPPIKRVRQVMEDVAELSNNSLLSSSTKLSVKFASLEEMKGYQSPAENRPFRDEKTLMGDREGSKDDDTPMDLTVKPSASLSYNRWLETRSNAMSSDILDLSLKNRTTLRDPTPKAHESIGEKLADNLTEGESKEGVTLSSTVVGASVKLSCLITSNRVGNSPGNTSSLGTSPAPLSLM, via the exons TCGTTCTTCGGGCGGACGTACAACAACGTGTCGTCGCTCGGGGACTGCAAGAACGGCGGCCGTTGCGTCATCAACAAGAAGAACAGAACTTCCTGTAAAGCCTGTCGCCTCCGGAAGTGTCTGGTGGTGGGCATGTCCAAGTCCGGCTCCAG ATATGGTCGTCGTTCTAACTGGTTCAAGATTCACTGTCTTCTGGATGATTCGAGATCCTCCCCGCCCGGGACGCCCACTGACCTGGGGGGTGAGGAAGGATGCTGGGGGCGAGCTGCCAGCGAGGACAACGATACTATAGACGTGTGTAGCATAGATGTCCCTGATCACTCTCCACGTCGCACGTCTCCAGCGCTCAGCAGCCCAGACTCCCACACCTCAGATAACTCGGTGGAGGCGGCTCTCAGAGGCCCGCCCGCACTAGAGTACTTCTCTCTCTACCCGAAACTACTTCCATCTTCGGGTTTATATCCAGGGCCACATCTTAACCCTCTGCTGCTAAGCCGTTTTCCCTTGTCTGTCTCGGCTTACTCCAGCCACTCCTTCGACCCATATCTCCAGCATGCCTTCGAGAGCACACGGCCCAAGCTCTCAGGATACAACCTTGGGTACACGACACACAGCTTGGACCCCAGACGGTCTCACACGCCGGCACAGTACTTCCCTATCCCTCCCAAGCGCCCAGCTGAAGACTCCTTCGTGCTTCCACCAATCAAAAGGGTACGACAAGTGATGGAAGATGTAGCTGAGCTTTCAAACAACTCTTTGCTCTCTTCATCAACTAAACTATCAGTAAAGTTCGCTTCGCTCGAGGAAATGAAAGGTTATCAAAGTCCCGCCGAGAACAGGCCGTTTCGAGACGAGAAGACACTGATGGGTGACCGCGAAGGCAGTAAAGACGACGATACGCCCATGGATCTGACGGTGAAGCCTAGCGCATCACTCTCATATAATCGCTGGCTGGAGACAAGATCAAACGCTATGAGCTCCGACATTCTCGACCTATCACTTAAAAACAGAACTACCCTGCGTGATCCAACGCCCAAAGCTCATGAAAGTATCGGTGAAAAGCTCGCAGATAACCTAACTGAAGGTGAGAGTAAAGAAGGAGTCACACTCTCATCCACAGTAGTGGGAGCATCGGTAAAACTTTCCTGCCTCATAACCAGCAACAGAGTTGGAAACTCTCCCGGGAACACCAGTAGCCTAGGTACCTCGCCCGCTCCCTTGAGTCTGATGTAA